CTTACTTATTTACAATAAATGAATTGTGAGTGGTCATGACGGATGACCCACAAACCACAGAGATTTCCATAAAATGTGCTTTTGTTTCCGAAATATTGCTGTTCAAGTAACGACGACCATGTTTCTGCAAAGGTCACAAGCGCTGCAGTCAAAATAATCCACGTAAATCCAATTGTATCTTTCCAATAAACAGCCCTACTTGATTGAATCTTTTTGCTTTTCAACAACTTTCCACTTGGCGCTAATTTGCAAATTTAGCGAATTCATGCTAACTCTGCGATCAGTAGGAAATTAGACGCTTATTCGGTGGATTGCAAAAAACgagcttcggaggaaaacaATGAGCCCCACGCGAAATTGAACCTGGGGTGAAACTGATTCGATTATTGCTCTTTCCTATTGGTTTGAACAAAAGTAGGCAAGAAAAAGTGCACGCGTTTTAATAAAACTTctctttatttttcattgtcttcattatttagaaaaaatttacaataaatGGTCTTGGAAGAAACATTTCTTAGCTCAAATATTGTTTTAAGATTATAAGAATTTATAGGCGATAGCTGTGACACTTCGGTATTCCTTTTGACGTAACGACCCCTATCAGGACATAGACTGCAGGGACCGCTTCCAAAGCAGGTTAGCGTAAAATTGGTGTTTGACTCTAATtcaatattcacaaaaaaattactCAATTCTGAAGAGTTCTGAGGAAGAGTGGGGAATACCAGGACTATCACAGCTGTCAAACCATCAGTCGAGACGCAATAGCAACTTCATGTTCCTTAAGGCTACGTAGCACATACCGAGGACTTAAAATAAACACACGCATAAAATCACATCATTCTGGCACCTTAAAATAATTATTGCGAATGAGAATGGTTTCGATAGTCAATTGGTGAATGGAAATTGGTGATGAATGGAATAATTTAGGTTTAGTGTACAATGGGAAGGATGAGGGTAGTTTTTGGTGACGGCTTAACTGGATTTTGGTTGATTTGTAGACGGCACTGCAGACGGGGTGGTTGTTGTTGGACGCTCCAATTCGGCTGACCTCTTCTTATTGAAGCTGGATGGAGTGACGATGGTGATTACCTGGAAGAAGTATAAGATATGAGTACTGGATAGGTTAGAGGGAGTGATTATGTTTGGCTTTATTGGGATAGGGTGCACTTGCTTTTGAATGACCATCGAGAGTTTCAACCGGTGCCGGTGGACTGTAAGCTGATACCCCCATTAAGCCAAATAGTTCGGGTGTAAAGGCGTTTGTACTGTTGATTTTATTGGACTGACCTGTGGAAAGATTATCGCATTAGTTCTGCTTTTTTGTCCAATAATTTACGTACAGTTCCATCGTCCTTAATTTAAGTTAAATTATGAGTTGTGGCTGTGTGTGGAGAGAGAAAATTCGGGTCCCAAGATGAAGTTTATACCGACTCTTCTACTATCTCGTGAACTATCTTTTTCTGTTTGTCTATTTCGAATCCCCGAAAAAGCCCCAAGGCGAATGACCTCCCTCGCTCTTGCCTATTCATGATTGAGTAACCTACAGATATACCGCATGTCTCCTGTCGTGATCATAATCTctgtttttggccatttttgtgACTCTTATGGCTTCCTAAAATCCAAATAAGCTGGTACACTTCGGCACTTTCCCTGTAGTACCCAAAATATGTGGAGGGCAATGGAAAGATGATTTGGCTGGAGATTTACCAACGTTGGGAACCAACACAAGCTTCTGCTACCTTGACACTCCAGAGAAGATTTCCTCTGCAATGAGCTGTCTCAACTATGGAACAACTCAGAGAATGTGTCCAAGCTTCCTTTTAGCGCGAGCCCATCCCCAGATCCCATCCTGACGAGGAATtaataatgtgtttttgaggCAAACTCGATGGGGTGGTACCAAGAGCAACTAATCTAGTTTGAAGGCCCAGGCCCTCAACATGGTGTCACGAGACCAGAGCTTTGACATACTTGTCGACAACATCATTATCGGAAACGTCAATGGTTATGCCAGCGGAAGGGGGGTGACAGTCGGTAAAGGCTTTGGTTTATTCGCCATGGAAGCGGGCTTTGTATTCAGTAGTGTAAGGGTTCAGTAGCGGCTTATACATCTTTAAGCATTCTGAACGGTTTTTCCTTTTCCGTACACGGCTGTTAATCACTGTTTTATGAATCAATATACCGTTGAGATGGAACCGGTACAAGGGCCTTCCTGGGATGACAATCTTATCCCTTGACGCCTCATCGGGGGTATTTGCAAGAAGGCGTTCTTAAGGTCAACACCGGAAATGCATTGAGCCTTAGGCAACCGGCTCAAATTACCCTCAGCGAGCGGCATGGGATAAACCCTCTTTACCGTGCAGAGATTGAATTTACGGGCATCGAGGCACATTTTTACCTTGCCTGGTTTAACGAAAACCGCCAACGAAGAGGCCCAAGCGCTTAGCGCCTTCTCGATAACTCCCATTTCCAACAGACGATCTACCTTCGCGTACAAAAGCTTCTCCTCCACTGGCGATACCGGATAGTGATGCAGTTTGATCGGTTTGGCATCTCCCACATCAATGTGATGCGATACCAACGATGTACGTCCCAGTCCTTCTTTCATGCAAGAGGGAAACATGGATATGGCAGCTTGAACTCCTGCTTGGGTGACTGGACATACCACTGACCACAGGAGTCATCGATAGTCTCCAAAGCGCTCCGCGAATACGAAATGCCGTTTGCTAGAAGAATGCCAGGAGCTAGATTGAAAGGGCGAACAAAATTCACACCCAAATACAAGTTTTGACTTAGGCTGGAGATGATCCAGAACTCCAGGTCAGATGCAAATAGCCTGAACGAGACCATAGCGTAGAATAAGGAACCTCATCTGCCGCCTTTAAAGGCGGAATTTTCGGATGGAGACAAATTTTTGACGTAACACTTGCTCAGCCTGTCTCCCTTCGGCTTATCTTTCATGCACCCCAGTAGGAGCGGAGAGCGGAGAGTGGAACGTTTAAGCGGGAAGGTTTCATGAAGCTTCGAGATGCCCATGATTCGTTCTCGCGTTTCCTGATACCTCTGCCGCCATGGCAACATGGTACTGGAACCAGTGTCTAGGTACATGTTCGTACGTCTCCTCCCCAAGCAAACTGTTTATTCTAATTGCCAGTATTGGCTGCAATGCTTGTCGATGAATCCGAGTTGGGTTTTCCGTTTACTTTTATAAGGATATTGTTAGATGACAGGTGGACTACAGACTTTAACTGCAACCCCGGAATCATCGCATTACAGACGGACTACAAGGATGAAAAATCGGTAAATTGGTTGGCACAGGTTTTCCTATGTTCTGGGACTATCACTAATCTGACAATGAGAAGCCATTAGTGGTAGGGTGCTCCCTTCTGGCCGTTAATTTGGCAGCATGCAGTGCAATCAGCTTTATAAGTGCCCGGCGCGCCGACACAGACCCCAGCGATGGTCAGGCTCACGGCAATTTCAACTCAGTGAAGCAGGCAAAATAGCTTCCAACTGGTTCTCAACTTTTTCGACGCTCGGGGCAGGAAATTCCGAATCGCTGAAAACCCCGGTCTTCGAGAGTTCGGTCTCCGAGAAGTTCCAAACCTTCCCCTCCATCGCTCTTCCCTATTCAGTCCTCCAACTGTGCTACGGTGTTAAGACGTTGCCTGAGCAGAGCTGTTCTAAGCCGAATGCTCATCTTTGTTCATGGCACATTGGGCAGTTCGTCGTTGACTAAGCATTGGCGGTTTTCCAGCTATAAGATGGCCTGGAAATATTTTTCTCAAGAGTCTCCGAGAGGCTGATCGAACTGCTCTATTAGTTTGTTGCGACCAGCTCAAGGTTGACAACGCCAATACCATTCCAGTGCAAGTTCTGCTAACAATAGGTGGAAATACCAAATGGGATGAAACTGCCTTCCCAGGGTATCCTCCATCAACATTGCCACCCGATCCAGGAAACGGCCTATCCGTAACCTATAAGTAACTCCCGAGAACTTCAGGCTCCATCCGGACACTGTCTTACTTACGTTCTTCTCTGGTGAATCTGTTCACGTCGGTAGTTGGTCTCCGACCCGAACTCGCAGATGGTAAATGCGATGCTCCAGCTCGAGgagtggaaaaattttgatACCACCAAGGACCCGTCGAGGCCTTATTTGATATAGTCGCCGGCAAACGAATCGTGCAGTGCTCCGGTGAGAACCAAAGTTTCCGGATCTCCTCCCACAGCCACTCAATCTCCTAAATGAGCGCAGAGGGTTGTTGTGTGTGTAGGTTTCGTCCGGTATTCGTTTGTCGAGAGGGGATAAGGGGCGTTTTTAAGTCAATGCTTGATGGTAGATCCGCTGAAAAGGCTGGTCTGGCTTTCTTTCCAATTTAATGCTGAGCAGCCATTTGCCCTATGGGAGTTGGGTCGGTTTCGATTCCACCTCTTCATCCTATTCCAACTGTAGGCAGACAGAGGCTTTTTTAAGAGCCATGGCGGGATAGTAACGAGGTAAAGACTGCAACAATAAAAATGACGGTGAAAGCCCGTGGTATTTATGGGTTTTCCCAACACTCAGAAAACGTTAATCCGCACAAAAAGATTCTTCCATAAAGAAGAAAGTCTACGACCATCCAGCGACAAAGCAGCCTAATTAACGCAAAGGTTTAATAAGGAAAATCAAAGGATATGGCTGGGAAACTTTACGTTTTGTGAGGAATCCGGTCGGAATATCAGGATGGGGGTGATGGCACGGCCATCCTTCCAACTTCGAGTTGTCCGGTCGAAACTTAAAGCCACGATCCAAACCAGACACCTACAAACCTCAAACTCTACTGTTTCATGAGTCATTAAATTGAGCTAACTTCTCGGTGTACCTCCAGAGTTTCGGATGGATCAGTGAATGAGCAAGGCTGGCAATTTGGAAGAATCCGCTGTAGAGCGTCGAACTCGAATTTACAAGAGGATGTTCTCCAGGTGAAGTTCGTTTAGGCATCACAGTATTCGCAAGTGAAGGAAGGTTTCAACCCTAAAAGATAGCGGGAATACCACCTTTCGAGCCCCACGTTGAGCGCCAACTCTATACTCTCTTCGCAACACTTTACCGCTGGTTAAACCATTGTTGGGAACTACGTGGTGTGTGATGCAATCCGCATCTTTAGAAATACCCCGGTTTGCCAAGTTCAAATGGTATACCTGGAAAGACATCCATCCGCTGGGTTAGCTGCTGGTTAGGTACCAGTGCATCGACACGACAAACAAGAGCCGAAAGGGACGGGATGAAGGTTTACGAAAAAAGGCGAACATACACTATTCCTTTTATCTGCAAAAAGGCTGATAGTCAGTCAAGTCCCCAATTTCTTTTGACACAACATTCCTAGGACCGTTAGTATTACCAGTTTGGATAAGGATTGTTGACAATTTCAGACTATTCTAATGCTTTAATGCTTTTTCAGGAAagatattattatcattaaggATAACCGAGCTTTATAAGGGTTTGGGATAGTTCTTCTTTGATGACATAATTTTTCGAGAAGTTGACAGTGGAACTCATATTAACCACAATAGCTGATGAAAAGTGACATTTAGGTGATCTTTCTTCAAAATTCTAGAGTGGTATATGGTATGAAATAATTAATGACAGGATAACAATTATACTCTGTAGGTCCCTTAAATTTGACAGTTTTGTATTATACAATAGTTTCCACtaaaaatccccccccccccccatcaagTTCAACcaaataaaaaagtaatattACAGTAAAGATGACCAAAACCTAAAGTAATACTCACTCACTCCTGGTGTCGGTCGTACCAGAAACCTTGGGGACTTGAAGGTACCCACATTATCTCCGGGTGCTGGTGTCTGAACCTTATGATTCTGCGGTGTCACCACGTAGACCTTTTCCTTCGTTAATGGCGAAATCGAAACCTTCAAATGATTCCACAATTCCTGAGGTGCTTGGGTCGGTGGAGTCGGAGGGACTGTCCTAACATAAAACGGAGAAATATGAGGACTCTCAGTTGTGGTGGTTCTAAGTTGTGCCGCGGCTTCAAACGATTCAATTCGGTTGTCATCAACTAGCTTCGTCAGTGCCTCATATTTTTTCAGTTCGAAGTTATCAAGCAAGGTCGCATGGTTTTTAGGAGTTGACGGTGGTTCCGTAGACAAATTTAATTCTTTCAGTTGTGTTAAGGAAGGCGTTGTCGTTAAATATTCGTTGGGGATGTTTTTCGATCGACCTCGTCCTGATACGGTGCTTGCTTTGTGGGTGTGTGATGTGAACTCCTGTTCCGTCCAGTCGTCGATATTTTTCTGGAGTTTCACCAAGTCAAATGAGTTCCTTGACTTATTCTTGTTTTCATGTTCTCGCCTGAGAAGCTCTCGGATATTTGAGGCCAGGATCTTCGTTAAAAATTTCGTTGTTTTCGAAATCGTTGCAGGAGACTCCGTTGCTGTGACTACCTTTGATTCTTGCTGTTCATGGAGGTCAATTTCATGGGAGTTCGCCCATTGAATATATCGCTCATCCTCAGCGGGTTGGTCATTAAGTTCAAAACGCACTTTGAAGGGGGTGGGCTTATCGTCAATGGTGTAAGGTATCACAATTTGTTTAACTTGCTTTGCGCGTTGATTTTGCCGATATTCGAAGGGATGGGGGGTGGACTGATAGAGAGCTGGAGGAGAAATCCCAGCAAATACACCGCTTGCCTCTAGGGAGGTGGAATAAGGTGAAGTTGGCGTAGGGACGAAAGCCCAAGGAGTTGCAGTAGGTGAAGATTGCCATAAGCTGTTCGGATGGTCAACACCAGCATTTCGGAATTGTATTTCACTTGGATCTCTAGTGAATGGGCGTGGTGAACTTCCGGGCGTATAGTAGATTGGCGAATCCAAGAGGTGTTTCGGCGTTTCACGATTCTTCTTTTCCAAGTGCGGCTCGAAAGGAACTATTGATGGTATTGTTGTGGGTGGCTCCGTTGTAGTGAAGGGTTCTCCGGAAAATGTTGTTGGTGGCCCCAATGTACTGGGGTTATAGGCATTCTGTATATTGTGCCCAAAGTTTCCAATatccaaattattttcatttctgtaTGAGACATTGTGGGATGATGCCGCTGCATGACTGTCTGCTTCCGTATAGGCCACAATAGGACTAGAAAAGAAACTTTCTTGACGTGGAACTAAGTTTGGGCTGTAACTGCCTAGTTCGGTTAGTTTTGGGACTTCTGGTAGAAAATGATTGTCATTGTTTTGAGGGGAAATGGAAGTAacataattttcatgaactgGTTGCTGGACGGTGATAGGCGGCTCGGTAGGTTGTGGTAGGATCGATACCTCCGCAGGATGTGGATGTACAGTGGGTGCAAAGTGTTCCTCAAAAGCTGGTGAAGAACTTATGTGGTTTGATTGTTCTGAGTACAAAATGGGAGGTTGAGGAGATACTGTCGAGGAGGGAGATGGGTTACTTATTGTTAAGTCCACAATAGGAGATTGTATCACATCTATAGGATACTCCACTGAAGAAGTGAACTCCTTCAAAGGAATACTTTTGATAATTTCAATACTCGCATCTTCGTTTCCGTGGTTAGGCGGAATTTGTGACGGAACTACCTCTTGTTTCAAAGGAAACTGGGTGACTGACTCAACTGGTTCCAATAAATGGTTGTTGTTGGAAAGGTCTCGGAATGGAACAGAATCGTATAGAGGAGGGATTGGTGATTGACTTAAATTCGGAAGTGGAATTGGTTCTGAGGTTTTCTGGAATGGTGGGATGTTTTGTGGTGGTCGGAATCCTCCGGGTGGTATAGATTTAAATCCAGGCGGAAAACTGAATGTTGAAGGATATCTTTTCAAAGGCGTGAAATTGGGCGGTGGCGGTGGCCTATACGTTGGCAAGGAAATGTGTGGTGAAGGTGCATCAAAGTTGTTATTATTTGGATGATGATTGAATTTAAATTGTGGATGTGACGGAAACTCGCTTTTCAGCAGTGGATACTGAAGATTTCCGGGAAACATAGGTATCCACGGGTCCTTATTGCAGAGATTGCATGGCGCCTTAGGTCCACCTTGATAATAGTTGGTGTATGGTGCTTCTTTGTATTGAGGCTGGAAGTAGCTTGCCTCTATTTGTTGCTCCTTTGGCCTTTCATTTATACCGAACCATCTTGCTATTCGCGTCATAATTCCGGGTGGCTCAACAACTACTTTTCGATAGTGGGGAGCGGGTGGCATTCGACGATATGGAGCGGGTGGCGGTGGAAGCAGTTGCTCGGATGGCGGTGAAGCGGTTATGCAGGATATGCATAGTGTTAAAAGTATCGCTGTTTGTATGAGTCGACGAGTGATCTGGAAAGAAAGTGGAAAGAAGTTGGTTAGAAATCGCATGTCTATTAaagaaatttatatgaaatttaaatACTAGCGCCCGCAGTCCTTTTGACTCCTCAAgtagaagtatttgatggctttTTAATAGGGGCTATATAATAAGGTAAAGGTGGGGTTATTTCGCATTATAACGGCATGAATTAATCGTACCAAACTGGGAGAGGTGGTGGCCCCCATCTTCAACCCGacatactactactacttcGTCTCCTCTTGGGTAAGAGGGTTACTTCCTGGCTGGTTAAACGTGAGTACCTATTGAGTTGATATAATCCCTTGGTCTTCTTAAGGCAAGGATTGATTCTGTGATTCCTTTTCTTGGAGAACGGCGccgtttgaggcccgaaggtctcttgtccACTTGGACCTGACCGCAACCCCCTTGATACTCGCACTAGAGGCCCAACCGCTACAGCCGAACTAAAAGTACATGAACCAGGAATTCTTTTGAGACATGTAAAATCTAACTCGGctcccatagtaccagtatacaCCTGATGAGGTTTTGTGACCctaagtcacttcagatgagtccccgtgcaaactcggaCCTGATGCCCTTATTATGCCTTAGAGTGTTTGCCTACTGCGTTACCTTGCTGCAACCTATTCTTTCAGCCAGTCATCCTCCTTATACCAAAGAAGTTTCTCCGACCAGGACAACCTAGTTTAGTCAAAGTGCCTTTAATCTAATTCCAGTTTTCGGAATTTAACAGTATTCCTGATATCTAGCATCATCAATGCGCAGAACTTACCAATCGCTAACACCTCTCGAACCAGATTCATGACCGTTTCTCTTGGATCAATCATACCACAGGTTCGCCGAAACCACCCACGCTGCTGCTCTGGTAGATCACCCGCTAGCTCggcgaacggaagcagcctattGTATACCACCTTCTACAACATCTTCTCCATAGTCTCTAACAGACAAGCAGGGGGATATGAAAAAGGTGCGCCaatgaatcttgttcattataacATTGTAGGCAGCGCCCTATGGATTCACATTTGCCTCAAAGCGCAGTTGGTTGTAGCAGTTCCGTTTACTTTAGTGCTGTGCGGTATCCCTCCTCCaactttcgatgttctggcttctctCTTGCCTTTCGATGAAGTTGGTATTTTACTATGGCGCAAACTTCTTCGCGATATTGTAAAGTCGTCGTTAACCGCTCACCTAATTGATTTACTTTCTAGGGCCGTTACCTCCTTCAAAAGCTGTCAAGAAGGTCTTCTTGGAAGCTTAAGAAGACCAGCCCgttattctgttttttttttacttttgctaCGAATTCAACTGTCTCCTCCATTTCCAGTGTCGAGAAAAAtgacctggtggtcactgtggatgCAGAGTTCACTCGCCTGCCAGTCCATCCCTTTTGTTAACGAGGTACAGGGACTAGGTAAGTGAGATCGACAATCGACCTAATattctgcctcggaaggtggacACATTTCTAACTTTGCTTAGTACAATAATTAGGTGTTAAGGAAGATTTGACCCCTTGCGTTTCTCACTCGGCTTTTCTACTCCAatgcccacgcgttgaaattgcCGGCAATAATTTTGACGTGTTGgtttctagcgtccaacacaaAGCTGTCTAGCAAAATCCAGGCCATTGATTTTTTCCCCTACCAAGCTGGCTCCCGAGAATGCCATTGTTTTTGTACGACTTTCCGCATTTCAATATCGGCGCATTATCTGGTGTATCTTTCGCACATGCCAAATTATGCTGAGAGGAAATTGCTTTTCGTCCAGGCGTCCTCGACGGAACTAGTCTTTTGAAGGGGCAGGAAAGAAAAGAGACCCTGATGGAACCTGATTATTTTACGGTCGTGCAAAACGAACAAACGATAATGcgagagaaaagaaaaataaaattgaaaaacatgAGCAGGAGAGGGAGAGTGAAGCTAGAGTCTGATTCCAGCTTCTTTTATCAAACTGGCCAGATTTATCCAAAGAGGCCTATCATCCGCCGTGAGGAGATCAAGTAGACAGTTCGCTAAGTCCATTGAAGATTTGTACTATGCCGAAAAAATCTCATCCACACAGCAGCTGTTACAGACAAGCGAGGGAACCGCACCAATCTTGGCgaggagaaaaagaaggaaaattttGAGACTACCCTGTTAAGGGTCTTGACATCTCCGGAGCATGTCCTGGGAGGTTTGATGggacaaaaatttacctttctcaATGGAGGTGAGTTTGGAGGGCTCGTTCCATTCGTTCGAATGGTGTTGCGGACTAACAAGCGTAAGTCGGAGAAAACAGAAGGAGGAGCATCAGAGTCCCCGGCTACTCTGTCCCGCCTAGCGATTTCGTCCCCCATTTTGCTTTAAAAGTTCCCCTGTACCCAGGAACCAGAGAACGAGTACTTCTTCTGATTTCGTCGTGGGCCAGGTGAGgactttgtttgtttgttggggCTTTGATAGCTTGAAGGGAGTCTGTGATGATTAATATTTTCTATAGTTTTGCGGTACCTGGAAGTTTAGTTGCTTGAACAATAGCTGGTAGCTCAGCCAAGAGAACCGAGACTATGGATGTTCTGAGTATAGAGCAGAATTGTTCAGGCTTTGATAATACTGCTCATTCGAAGTTCGAGACGTGGACCGAGGCATCAGTGCATAGCATCGTGAAACCAAGGGCTTCCCGTTTTTCAGCTTCCAACTTGCCATGACGCAACGACCGCTCTAGAGAGGGAGTCATCATCCCCGTAATGGTTAAGTATGAAGAAGTCCTTTAAGGGGTTGGGAGGTATATCCTTACAAGAGCTCTCTAGGATTGagtgaaatttgttgaaaagagcAAATTGGGAGTTGGAGGTGACGCAAATGTTGCTAATGAGGGTGTAGAGGTAAACATAAAAAATGTTTGGATCTAGAATCTGCTTTACAGCCGGCAATTTTTTCAATAGGATTGAGTGGAGGTGGGCCTGATGGGGCCTAGACAGCACCTTAGGGAGCCCACTGTGTGAGATTCAGTTTTTTTCTCTGGGTACTTAGGAAAGAAGATTGAGGAATAGGCGTAATCAAGGATTGGTCTGACAATACGTCTAAACAGTTTGAGGGCCTCTCTAGGCGGGAATCCCCAGAGACAAAATTGGTGATCCTTGTCGCGTTCTTAGCTTTGGCCGAGGTGAACTCAATGTGCGCTTTAACTGTGAGATATTGTTGATGTTCAGCCTAAATTCCTCCAAACGGGAACTATCAAAAGCAATCAAAAGATTTCTGCTGGTTGACCGGAAGTTTTAAGGAGTCGCATTGGTTTATGAAGAGATTCGCCTGTAGTCGGAGGGTGTTTTCTGTTTCCTCTCTGGAGTCCTCAGAGGCTATAATGAGGAAGTCATCAGAGTATTGAAATATTTCCACTCTGCTGGAGCGTTTTTTGTGGAGGGACATGTAAAAATTGAACAGAACTTTGCAGAGGGCACACCCTTGGGTTATTGTTTATCAGGACGTGATGGCCGTGCATGATTAGATTACTGTTGCGCACGATATTCCATGTCTACAGGATGATGTCTTGAAGGAGTTACATATTGGCCATGATTCCCATGAAGACGGACAGGTCAACCATCTCGTAGGCTTTGCTGATGTCTATGAAGAAGACAACAACAGGTTTTTTATGATTCTTCTCAATAGAGATCTGTCTTCGGTAGGCAAAGCAATTTTTCGGGAACAGGTGAAGATCCTCGAGAGCTTAGTTGAGCGTGGATTTAACCATGGAGTTTGTTAATTTGGAGAAAAtgttgaagggggggggggatcggtCCAAGGTTGTTGATGTAATTTTGAGATTTACCTTTCTTAAGGATCGGAACCATTTTGATTACGCACTAGTCCTTGGGT
The DNA window shown above is from Hermetia illucens chromosome 5, iHerIll2.2.curated.20191125, whole genome shotgun sequence and carries:
- the LOC119658403 gene encoding adhesive plaque matrix protein; the encoded protein is MITRRLIQTAILLTLCISCITASPPSEQLLPPPPAPYRRMPPAPHYRKVVVEPPGIMTRIARWFGINERPKEQQIEASYFQPQYKEAPYTNYYQGGPKAPCNLCNKDPWIPMFPGNLQYPLLKSEFPSHPQFKFNHHPNNNNFDAPSPHISLPTYRPPPPPNFTPLKRYPSTFSFPPGFKSIPPGGFRPPQNIPPFQKTSEPIPLPNLSQSPIPPLYDSVPFRDLSNNNHLLEPVESVTQFPLKQEVVPSQIPPNHGNEDASIEIIKSIPLKEFTSSVEYPIDVIQSPIVDLTISNPSPSSTVSPQPPILYSEQSNHISSSPAFEEHFAPTVHPHPAEVSILPQPTEPPITVQQPVHENYVTSISPQNNDNHFLPEVPKLTELGSYSPNLVPRQESFFSSPIVAYTEADSHAAASSHNVSYRNENNLDIGNFGHNIQNAYNPSTLGPPTTFSGEPFTTTEPPTTIPSIVPFEPHLEKKNRETPKHLLDSPIYYTPGSSPRPFTRDPSEIQFRNAGVDHPNSLWQSSPTATPWAFVPTPTSPYSTSLEASGVFAGISPPALYQSTPHPFEYRQNQRAKQVKQIVIPYTIDDKPTPFKVRFELNDQPAEDERYIQWANSHEIDLHEQQESKVVTATESPATISKTTKFLTKILASNIRELLRREHENKNKSRNSFDLVKLQKNIDDWTEQEFTSHTHKASTVSGRGRSKNIPNEYLTTTPSLTQLKELNLSTEPPSTPKNHATLLDNFELKKYEALTKLVDDNRIESFEAAAQLRTTTTESPHISPFYVRTVPPTPPTQAPQELWNHLKVSISPLTKEKVYVVTPQNHKVQTPAPGDNVGTFKSPRFLVRPTPGVSQSNKINSTNAFTPELFGLMGVSAYSPPAPVETLDGHSKVITIVTPSSFNKKRSAELERPTTTTPSAVPSTNQPKSS